From a single Lactococcus carnosus genomic region:
- a CDS encoding DUF1294 domain-containing protein, whose amino-acid sequence MNIKLSLIGILVIWNLVTFTLYAIDKHRAKKGQWRISERTLLLATLLFGGLGAISAGHLLHHKTRKGYFQMTWWLGVIIVIGAVYFIVNK is encoded by the coding sequence ATGAACATAAAACTGAGTTTAATCGGGATACTGGTTATTTGGAATCTCGTCACCTTTACCTTATATGCCATAGATAAGCATCGAGCGAAAAAAGGTCAGTGGCGCATCAGCGAGAGAACGCTCCTACTAGCAACGCTGTTATTCGGTGGCCTAGGTGCGATCAGTGCAGGGCATCTTTTGCACCATAAGACGCGAAAAGGATATTTTCAGATGACATGGTGGCTGGGTGTCATCATCGTTATCGGTGCTGTGTATTTTATAGTAAATAAATAG
- the leuC gene encoding 3-isopropylmalate dehydratase large subunit — MGQTIFDKLWERHVITGETFEPQLLYVDFHMIHEVTSPQAFQGLREAGRQVRRPDLTFGTTDHNVPTVDIFNISDLISKNQIDTLARNVEEFGIDAATHGSARQGIVHMVGPETGNAQPGKVIVCGDSHTATNGAFGAIAFGIGTSEVEHVFATQTLWQVKPKQMKVDFIGKPAKGVYSKDFILALIAKHGVDAGVGYAVEFTGEAVAELEMEERMTICNMAIEFGSKIGLMNPDQKTYDYVAGREFSPKDMAAAIADWETLPSDADAVYDKVITIDVSKLAPMVTWGTNPEMGIEFTESFPEIKDFNDERAYTYMDLKPGGKPSDIDLGYVFIGSCTNARLSDLQLAADIVKGQKIASKLTAIVVPGSRPVKEAAEALGLDKIFLDAGFEWREPGCSMCLGMNPDHVPEGVHCASTSNRNFEGRQGHGARTHLCSPVMAALAAINGKFVDAREVVA; from the coding sequence ATGGGACAAACAATTTTTGATAAGCTTTGGGAGCGTCACGTCATCACAGGTGAGACATTTGAGCCCCAACTCCTTTATGTAGATTTCCACATGATTCACGAGGTAACCAGTCCTCAAGCTTTTCAAGGCTTACGTGAAGCCGGACGTCAGGTACGTCGCCCTGACTTAACTTTTGGGACAACCGATCATAATGTACCGACGGTTGATATTTTCAACATTTCTGACTTAATTTCTAAAAATCAGATTGATACCTTAGCACGAAATGTTGAAGAATTTGGGATAGATGCGGCGACACATGGTTCTGCACGCCAAGGGATTGTCCATATGGTGGGGCCCGAAACAGGAAACGCCCAACCGGGGAAAGTTATTGTTTGTGGTGATTCGCATACTGCGACAAATGGTGCTTTCGGAGCGATTGCCTTTGGTATTGGAACTAGTGAAGTTGAGCATGTCTTTGCGACACAAACCCTCTGGCAAGTTAAGCCTAAGCAAATGAAAGTTGACTTCATCGGTAAACCAGCGAAAGGGGTCTACTCTAAGGACTTCATTCTTGCCTTGATTGCCAAGCACGGCGTTGATGCAGGTGTTGGGTATGCAGTTGAATTCACTGGAGAAGCGGTTGCTGAGCTTGAGATGGAAGAGCGGATGACCATCTGTAATATGGCCATCGAATTTGGCTCAAAAATAGGCCTGATGAATCCCGATCAAAAGACCTATGACTATGTTGCGGGTCGTGAGTTCTCACCTAAAGATATGGCTGCTGCTATTGCTGACTGGGAAACACTACCTTCTGATGCAGATGCTGTCTATGATAAAGTGATTACCATAGATGTCTCAAAACTTGCACCGATGGTAACATGGGGTACTAACCCAGAGATGGGAATCGAGTTTACTGAGTCTTTCCCAGAAATTAAAGATTTTAATGATGAACGTGCCTACACCTACATGGATTTAAAACCAGGTGGTAAGCCATCAGATATCGATCTGGGCTATGTCTTTATCGGGTCTTGTACCAATGCACGGTTAAGTGATTTACAGTTAGCCGCAGATATCGTTAAGGGGCAAAAAATCGCATCGAAACTGACTGCTATCGTTGTCCCAGGTAGTCGTCCAGTTAAGGAAGCAGCTGAAGCACTCGGCTTAGATAAAATCTTCCTAGATGCAGGATTTGAATGGCGGGAGCCAGGATGTTCGATGTGTCTAGGGATGAATCCAGACCACGTACCAGAAGGCGTTCACTGTGCCTCAACATCAAATCGTAACTTTGAAGGTCGCCAAGGTCATGGGGCACGGACACATCTCTGTAGCCCTGTAATGGCAGCGCTCGCTGCAATCAATGGTAAATTTGTAGATGCACGGGAGGTCGTTGCTTAA